In the genome of Thioalkalivibrio sp. XN279, one region contains:
- the flhF gene encoding flagellar biosynthesis protein FlhF, which translates to MKIKRFFATDMRQAIHQVRAEQGPDAVILSTRTTAGGVEIVAAVDYDAELVTGMLGGAAEPAQPVQSAQPEPEEEAYQRPSPERIEWSQDPALSAMQAELKSLRAILQEQVSRLSCSDQDRRFPLRAELVKRLAAIGLDESLARDIAGKTSTMRGAAPAWREALVGLARELPVVAADPLEEGGLIALVGATGVGKTTTAAKLAARACMRFGSGAVAMISTDDFRVGAQRQLGAFGLLLGVPVRQVASAEQLQASLAEFSGRRVVIVDTAGMGQRDLRLLQEMRKLTGVDSLQSYLVLPANVQREVMEEVIDAFGRERLAGCVLSKVDETARLGAVLSAVIAQRLPVAFVSNGQRVPEDLALARCQDLVASAVSLAARHARRQAATPAPAPAPRPNTLHTEVSHVHA; encoded by the coding sequence GTGAAGATCAAGCGTTTTTTTGCCACGGACATGCGCCAGGCGATCCACCAGGTCCGCGCAGAGCAGGGGCCCGACGCGGTCATCCTCTCGACCCGGACCACGGCCGGCGGCGTGGAGATCGTCGCGGCGGTGGACTACGACGCCGAGCTGGTCACCGGCATGCTGGGCGGCGCCGCGGAGCCTGCGCAGCCCGTCCAGTCCGCGCAGCCTGAGCCCGAAGAAGAAGCATACCAGCGCCCGTCGCCCGAGCGCATCGAGTGGAGCCAGGACCCGGCGCTCTCGGCCATGCAGGCTGAGCTGAAGTCGCTGCGGGCGATCCTGCAGGAGCAGGTCTCGCGGCTGTCCTGCTCCGACCAGGATCGCCGCTTTCCGCTGCGCGCCGAACTGGTGAAGCGGCTTGCGGCGATCGGTCTCGACGAGTCGCTGGCGCGGGATATCGCCGGGAAGACGTCGACCATGCGCGGCGCTGCGCCGGCCTGGCGCGAGGCGCTCGTCGGGCTGGCGCGCGAGTTGCCGGTCGTCGCCGCAGATCCCCTGGAAGAGGGTGGCCTGATCGCGCTGGTGGGTGCCACCGGCGTCGGCAAGACCACCACCGCCGCCAAGCTGGCGGCGCGCGCCTGCATGCGCTTCGGCAGTGGCGCCGTCGCCATGATCAGTACGGATGACTTCCGCGTCGGCGCCCAGCGCCAGCTCGGTGCCTTCGGTCTGCTGCTTGGGGTTCCGGTGCGCCAGGTTGCTTCGGCCGAGCAGTTGCAGGCCTCTTTGGCCGAGTTCTCCGGCCGCCGCGTGGTGATCGTAGATACAGCAGGAATGGGCCAGCGCGACCTGCGCCTGCTGCAGGAAATGCGCAAGCTGACCGGCGTGGACAGCTTGCAGAGCTACCTGGTGCTGCCGGCCAACGTGCAGCGCGAGGTCATGGAGGAGGTGATCGACGCCTTCGGTCGCGAGCGCCTCGCCGGCTGCGTGCTGAGCAAGGTCGACGAGACGGCGCGGCTCGGCGCGGTCCTCTCGGCGGTGATCGCTCAACGCCTGCCGGTCGCTTTCGTCAGTAACGGCCAGCGCGTGCCGGAAGACCTCGCGCTGGCACGCTGCCAGGACCTGGTCGCCAGCGCGGTGAGCCTTGCCGCGCGCCACGCCCGGCGCCAGGCCGCCACGCCTGCGCCCGCACCCGCACCGCGTCCCAACACGCTTCACACGGAGGTGTCTCATGTCCATGCTTGA